GAGATAGTGGCTTGCATttttccaatgcattttttactcaACTCCATAATTTGTTCTAAAAtttctagatgtacactcttcaccagACGGAGTGAGTAAGGCAGGATGGGTAGCCAAAATAGAATGCACACAATCTGTTTTTTCGATTGGTCCTTACGTGACTTGtattttgttttttataatataaatGAGACGCGTATTACCGTGAAAAAAAAAAGAATGCGAACAGCCTGACGAATGCAGGCACGTACCTCTACCTTAGAATTTTACACGCGGACACACTGGTAAACGACAATGCGCTCGGCCTCGACGTAGCTAGCGCCGAGGGCGCGCCGACCACGTCCCGCTCGTCCCCGAGATATTCTATGCACTCCTTCGCAGTGCCAGCTAGGCAGCTCGCCATCCTCGGTGGGACGTCGCGTCTCGGTTTCGGTCCAATTTGTACGTATGCATGCACTCGTCTTCCCAACCGCAACAGGCCACCGGCTCGCAACCGCGCACGGGCTGAAGATCCAAGCCCGGATTACTTTTTTGCACTAGCAGGCGATTTAAAGTTGTTCACTAGTCGCTACCATGAATGCCCTGGCATACAGTATAGTATTAAGAACTTGAGAGCTTATATAAAAAAAGAACTAAGAAGCACTCAGTTTACAATAGTTAGCACGACTGAGAAACACAAGCGGGCAGATGAACCGCTTCTGCGCTACGGAACAAGCAGCATATCCCGTCGGATCACTGACTGAGGCGAAGGATTCCAAGATACTGCCGCGGGTAGCCAATCGCTGCATCTCCTTTTGCTTATCATATTCGTGTATTCTTGGCCCGTCCCATCGTTCTTGGAATCGTCCTGGGCgccgggtgtatatataggcatgcTGATACCACGTACCAATGCCCGCTCGTGTTCGAAACGGAGAGGCGCGAGGTAAGGGGAGCTCCATCGGTCCGATAATGGCCGGCCGCGGCGGGGCGTTCGCGCTCGTTGCGCTGTGCGTGCTCGAGCTCGCGCTGCTACatggcgccggcgccgccgctggGGAGCGGCTCGTGCCGGCCATGTTCGTGTTCGGAGACTCGACGGTGGACGTCGGCAACAACAACCAGCTGCCTGGTTGCAAGCCCGAATGCAGGGCCGACTACCCGCAGTACGGCGTCGACCACCCCTCCCATGCGCCCACCGGCCGCTTCAGCAATGGATACAACCTCGCAGACCAGATAGGTACCGTCAAATATTTCTTCCCCCTTCAATTTTAGTTGTAGAGGCTAGCGAAACTGAAAGTCTCGTGTTCTTTGGTGGGGCGACGGTCTAGGTGCTAGGCTTCAAAGCCTTTCAATTCACTTTTCTGAGCCTTTAGTCACTAGAAGCAGACCATGGACGAAAGAGTGGAACCAAAAGAAACCGGACCACACTACTAATGCAAACGGAGAACGCCTGGCCGAAAAAAAAATAACGTGTGAGCATGTCTAACTCGAACAAGAAAATACCAAAAGCACTGCTCAAGGCTATTTTTTTCCATGATCCATTGAGCAATAACGACCTTTTTGGCGTCCTATATTTTTCCCGAAAAGAAGGTTTACCCCTGGTCTCCGCATCAAACGGTGCACACATCCATCTTTTATATAATGTGGTTCATTCACTATTGGCGGAGTAATCATGCAAGACAACCGAGTTGACCAGCTTGctgtatatgtatatatgtatatactcCATATAATCATAATGTCTATTTGACGTGCAGCTAAATTACTTGGATTCAACGAGAGCCCACCCGCTTTCCTATCCTTCCCGGCCGGGGGCATCATTCCACGTATGAAAGACGGCATCAACTTTGCATCGGGAGGGTCAGGGCTGCAGAACCAAACGGGCGATCATGTACGCGCACCGGCCTAGACTTTGTTTGCCCCCAACTAAATGGCTCGATTTCTGCATCAGTAACCACGTACGAGGCTGGCTTTCTCTGTGCAGTGCGGGGGAGTCTACAGCATGGCCGACCAACTGGAGGAGTTCAAGTTGGTCGTCATGATGCTGGGGAACGGCTCGTACGACCTCATCTCGAGATCGCTCTTCTTCATCAGCGTCGGCAGCAACGACCTCTTCGAGTACGCCGACGCCAAGAACCCGCCTCCTAACCGCGACGACGCCGCCTTCCTGAAATGCCTCGACGACTCTTACAGGACCTACCTACAGGTGTGACTGCGTGTTTTCCATAtatattaccccccccccccaactaaaTCAGCGACAGTTAATACAgtagttttgctaaagcacatcttgatgtgtcataagtattgcacatctaaatcctaTATCATTGATTTTACATCGAGATTCGTATGGATATTTTTTTTTATGCTTGATTCACTCgttgtgcaataactagagcacatctagatgtgccctagacacaccttAATACGGTTTGAGAGAGCTTCGTGGGAACCTCGTAATCAAGGACGTTGTTTTGTTGCAGGAGCTGTATGCGCTCGGGGCGAGGAAGTTCAGCATCGTCAGCCCGTCGCTGGTGGGGTGCTGCCCGTCGCAGAGGGCGGCCGCGCTGCAACATGACAATGACTTGGACGAGCTCCACTGCTTCCGCCCGGCGAACAACCTCTCCAAGCGACTCTACACTTTGCTAGCCTCGACGCTCCAGGACCTCGGCGGCGATCTGGACGGCATGCACTACTCCCTCTGCGACTCGGCAGGGATGGCCGAGGGGGTCTTCACGCCCGGCGGCGCCAAAGGCATGTCAGCAACACCATTTCGCCATGCGGTAACGTGTCGGGACATTTATTTTAGTACTGTGTCGTTACGGTTTTTTTTTCGGCAGACCTGACGGTGGTGGACACGGCCTGCTGCGCCGGCCCAGGGCCGTTCGGGCTGGGCCTGTGCAACACCACCGCCACGCTGTGCCCCAACCGCACCGACTTCGTGTTCTGGGACAGCTTCCACCCGACGGAGTATGCGTCGGGTTTGGCCGCGTCCGCGCTCTTCGCCGACTCCGGCAATTTCGTCCGCCCGATCAACGTGGGGCAGCTGGCGGCGCTGTAGCGTGGAGAGCCGCGAGCGATCCATCTGGCCGTGCTCCGGCGACGGACGACTTGCTACTATTGACTACGGAATAAGTAGTGGTGTGGGACTACAGAGACTCTTTTTTTGATGATGAAGGGAGGACTACAAAGACTCGGGGTCTGCAGTTTGATTGGGAGATGGGTATAGACTATAGAGGGTTTGTTGTCCACGTCCAAGAATTTGGTAATACCGGCGTGCTTGTTGTTATCCGAGATCATTCTGTAGGATTTGTTTCCACTTTATCCACAAGTGTTTTTTTTTTCACACAAGACATACGCACGGTTTGCACGAATGATTACGATTGGCGAGATCAACGGGCAATTTGACTATTTGAAGTATACTAGGacaatgtccgtgcgttgcaacgggacatAAATATACCGAAACGACTCCTCTACGAGCGGTCGTGGCAACACTCGGTTTCCAGAGGGGCACGCCCCAAAATCTGTTCCCTCCTTGAATTTAAATCTGGAGTTTCGTAATTAATTTCAACCACCCTTATTATAACTGTCGGGGCCCACTAATTAATACACACCCCTTGATTTAACTGTGGAGGGTAATATTTACTTCTCAGTACCCTTGCACATAAACTATTAGGGCATCTCTAGCCCCGTCcacaggaaggcctccccaggcgattttttcgcgccggcggtaaaaaaacggcccagtcgcgccttcAGGTGTCCGATTTTCGCCGGCCtaggccgaaaacagcgccggcggacccaggccgaacccggcgcgctggggggcgcccgggggcgccggggcgaactgttttggcgcgaaacagccacatgcccgccgcgtcagcgacacggcgcctcgtcttcccccaacggcctcggtttccgcagggaatcaatggcaaggctgccgaccttgccattgattcctcacgggcggcgcgtcacgggacgacgcgccgacgcctcccctccctcgcacgcgtacacacgggtgcggcgcggctatatagccggtggcctgcactcgcctgtgcccacaccagccccgcccctcgccgccgcccagctcctccctctccctacctctcccgagcaccgccgcctagcccctccctctatctctctacctctcccgagcccgtcgccatggcggaacgctaccccagaggcgaggcggcggccaaTGGCTTTGGCTGCcattcgctccgcgaacaggagtcctggctcctgctccaggcgaacatcccggcgccgccgaacatgcgcgccgggccgacagGGTGGAGGCTCAGCACCGGGGGaatgcccattcccccgttgcccgacgccgtggcgaagccgaagtacttcgccgaggaagtcgaggtcgtgcgcgcctccctcaccaacgcccaactctccctcccccagtacgccgccgacaaccacgcggcttgggcggcgtatttcgagcgccgccagcagcagcgcttggcgtccaccaacggcgcgccggtggtcggcggccggcagaacaacgaggggcgccacctgtggtggggcgtccccggccgcacactcgagggcgtgctgacgtacctcgagggcggcaacgacccgccgttggcgtacccggcgagggcggccgccccggcacagcaccgacgcgccgggccatgggcgccaaggaggttcgggtcctcctcctcttcttcctcctcccgatcttcatcgcactcctccggcactccggccctgctcggcgtcaaggccgagcccgcggcggagacgccgctcggccggcgcactcgcagcgccggcatcgtcatcaacgagggcggccggcgcgcctactcgtcggctcctcctccgcgcttcgtcaagccaaagacggagccagggctcgcgccggtgaagacggagccggggctcgcgccggtgaagaaggagccggccgcgccggtgacgaggagctcgacgacgacgacgcggccctggaatgggcgTGTAAGGACTCCATAGCAATGGAGAAGGAGcgcctggagaaggcgaaggagcgccagcgcgccaccctgcttcgcttcgcggagcgtcgacgcggccgtgacgaaggcggagtcgtcgtcatctgtgacagcgacgacgacgacgacgacgatgcgccgccaccagtctgccatggcgacgccgggcaggggtctaGCAGgagcgcccgcgtcaaggaggagaaggccgacgacgacgatggcagcGACATTACATAGTATAtgtgctatgtaatgaaaatccgcgaacttcgccgaaatgtgccgaaatttatcgtgtttggccaaaatttatcgtgtttggccgaattttatcgtgtttaagccgaacttcgctgaacttcttttattttaaaaCGTGCCTGGGGCGGCCCTAGGGCcagcggctggggaccaactcgctgttggaaatatgccctagaggcaataataaaagcattattattatatttccttgttcatgataattgtctttattcatgctataattgtattatccggaaatcgtaatacatgtgtgaataatagacaccaacatgtccctagtaagcctctagttgactagctcgttgatcaacagatagtcatggtttcctgactatggacattgaatgtcattgataacgatatcacatcattaggagaatgatgtgatggacaagacccaatcctaaacatagcataagatcatatagttcgtttgctagagttttccaatgtcaagtatcttttccttagaccatgagatcatgtaactcccggataccgtaggagtgctttgggtgtaccaaacgtcacaacgtaactgggtgactataaaggtatactacgggtatctccgaaagtgtctgttgggttgacacggatcaagactgggatttgtcactccgtatgacggagaggtatcactgggcccactcggtaatgcatcatcataatgagctcaaagtgaccaagtgtctggtcacgggatcatgcattacggtacgagtaaagtgacttgccggtaacgagattgaacgaggtattgggataccgacgatcggatctcgggcaagtaacataccaattgacaaagggaattgtatacggggttgattgaatcctcgacatcatggttcatccgatgagatcatcgtggagcatgtgggagccaacatgggtatcccgatcccgctattggttattgaccggagagtcgtctcggtcatgcctgcctgtctcccaaacccgtagggtctacacacttaaggttcggtgacgctagggttgtagggatatgtatatgcagtaacccgaatgttgttcggagtcctggatgagatcccggacgtcacgaggagttccggaatggtccggaggtaaagaattatatataggaagtgctgtttcggccatcgggacaagtttcgggtcaccggtattgtaccgggaccaccggaagggtcccgggggcccaccgggtggggccacctgccccgggggccacatgggctgtaggaggtgcgccttggcctacatgggccaagggcaccagccccaagagtcccatgcgcctagggtttcaaaaggggaagagtcccacaagtggaaggcacccctaa
The window above is part of the Triticum aestivum cultivar Chinese Spring chromosome 2A, IWGSC CS RefSeq v2.1, whole genome shotgun sequence genome. Proteins encoded here:
- the LOC123191820 gene encoding GDSL esterase/lipase At5g55050-like, whose product is MAGRGGAFALVALCVLELALLHGAGAAAGERLVPAMFVFGDSTVDVGNNNQLPGCKPECRADYPQYGVDHPSHAPTGRFSNGYNLADQIGTVKYFFPLQF
- the LOC123185844 gene encoding GDSL esterase/lipase At1g71691-like, coding for MADQLEEFKLVVMMLGNGSYDLISRSLFFISVGSNDLFEYADAKNPPPNRDDAAFLKCLDDSYRTYLQELYALGARKFSIVSPSLVGCCPSQRAAALQHDNDLDELHCFRPANNLSKRLYTLLASTLQDLGGDLDGMHYSLCDSAGMAEGVFTPGGAKGMSATPFHLTVVDTACCAGPGPFGLGLCNTTATLCPNRTDFVFWDSFHPTEYASGLAASALFADSGNFVRPINVGQLAAL